The proteins below come from a single Thalassotalea ponticola genomic window:
- a CDS encoding acyl-CoA thioesterase yields the protein MAGPQRAITLRFLAEPQDVNFGGKVHGGAVMKWIDLAAYACAAGWSSRYCVTAYAGGIQFVSPIHVGNLVEVEAKVVYTGNTSMHIALEVLACDPKSLSKRLTTHCIVIMVAVDESGHPVSIPQWQPVEEDDIKQHQTAMKLMEMRKTIKREMQIFNRP from the coding sequence ATGGCCGGACCACAACGCGCAATTACCCTTCGCTTTTTAGCAGAACCACAAGACGTCAACTTTGGTGGTAAAGTTCACGGCGGTGCCGTGATGAAATGGATTGATTTGGCCGCTTATGCGTGCGCCGCAGGATGGAGCTCGCGATACTGTGTTACCGCCTATGCTGGTGGTATTCAGTTTGTCTCTCCTATTCACGTTGGTAATTTAGTCGAAGTCGAAGCAAAAGTAGTGTACACCGGCAATACGTCAATGCACATTGCATTAGAGGTACTGGCGTGTGATCCAAAATCGCTATCAAAGCGACTTACCACCCATTGTATTGTGATCATGGTGGCAGTTGATGAAAGTGGCCACCCGGTGAGTATTCCGCAGTGGCAGCCCGTTGAAGAAGACGATATAAAACAACATCAAACGGCGATGAAACTGATGGAAATGCGCAAGACAATTAAACGAGAAATGCAAATTTTTAACCGACCGTAA
- a CDS encoding SLC13 family permease, which yields MAIFPSLPNYHALVVLLLTLGALYLFKRDDISLETSSLTVIAVLTVFFAVFPFQYQGKVIEPVSFFSGFGHEALVTVCALMIIGQSLVRTGALEPIGRSLAKLWKISPQLSLLFTLIIAGALSAFVNNTPIVVLLLPILISVSIRTKTDPSGMLMPMGFATLVGGMVTTIGTSTNLLVVSVAFDMGLKRFGMFDFAVPALIAASAAILYLWLIAPRILPKREASMPDTSPRLFSAYLSVTEASLAADKTIAEVIKLTDGQLRIQSIQRGEDNHKLVPLPDTLIRPGDRLQVRDYPDRLKEYERVLKTTLYSGKHKLDADHPLEPGSQMLAEIVVILGSGLIGRTLKSVNFAHEYGLSVIALHRDGKAMEIGRQTIGTVPLNIGDILLVQGDVEQIEKLKTQQGILVVDGAAKLTHTRKAPLSLAILCGVVILPVLDVLPIVISSIVGVLMLLATRCLNWQDVANSLSTQVILIVAASLALGNAMMETGGAQYLAEVFVVMSSPLPTGGVLAALMLLLAILTNIVSNNAAAVIGTPIAISVAQQLGAPPEPFVLAVLFGANLSYATPMAYKTNLLVMNAGGYHFSDFMKVGIPLSILMWVILSFTLTVMYL from the coding sequence ATGGCAATATTTCCGAGTTTGCCCAATTACCATGCATTGGTAGTATTGCTATTAACGCTTGGCGCATTATACCTGTTTAAACGCGATGATATTTCTCTGGAAACGTCATCGTTAACGGTCATCGCTGTATTAACGGTGTTCTTTGCGGTGTTTCCGTTTCAGTATCAGGGCAAAGTCATCGAGCCGGTGTCGTTTTTTTCGGGGTTTGGTCATGAAGCGCTAGTGACTGTTTGTGCTTTGATGATTATTGGTCAATCACTGGTTCGCACTGGCGCATTAGAGCCGATAGGGCGCAGCTTAGCAAAGCTTTGGAAAATCAGCCCGCAATTATCACTGCTGTTTACCCTCATTATTGCAGGTGCATTGAGTGCATTTGTAAATAACACACCCATCGTTGTGTTATTGCTACCTATTTTGATCAGTGTATCAATTCGAACTAAAACCGATCCAAGTGGTATGTTGATGCCCATGGGCTTTGCAACTTTGGTTGGCGGTATGGTGACGACTATTGGTACCTCAACAAATCTATTAGTGGTTAGTGTGGCCTTTGATATGGGCTTAAAACGCTTTGGTATGTTTGACTTTGCCGTACCTGCACTGATCGCTGCATCGGCAGCAATACTGTATTTGTGGCTTATAGCACCGCGGATCTTACCCAAACGCGAAGCCAGTATGCCAGATACGTCGCCGCGTTTATTCAGCGCCTATTTGAGTGTCACAGAAGCCAGTTTAGCCGCCGATAAGACCATTGCTGAGGTGATAAAACTCACCGATGGTCAATTGCGCATTCAAAGTATTCAGCGCGGTGAGGATAACCACAAACTTGTGCCACTGCCCGATACACTGATTCGCCCAGGCGATAGACTGCAGGTTAGAGACTATCCCGATCGGCTCAAGGAATACGAGCGCGTGCTCAAGACTACCTTGTATTCAGGTAAACACAAACTCGATGCCGATCATCCGCTCGAGCCGGGCTCGCAAATGCTCGCTGAAATCGTGGTCATCCTAGGCTCCGGCTTAATTGGGCGAACGTTGAAAAGTGTCAACTTTGCCCACGAATATGGTTTGTCGGTTATTGCTTTACACCGAGACGGTAAAGCCATGGAAATAGGCCGTCAAACCATTGGCACAGTACCGTTAAACATCGGCGATATCTTATTGGTTCAAGGTGATGTTGAACAAATTGAAAAATTGAAAACTCAGCAGGGCATATTAGTTGTTGATGGCGCTGCTAAGCTGACTCACACCCGAAAAGCGCCACTATCACTGGCGATTTTATGTGGCGTGGTCATATTGCCAGTACTCGATGTGCTTCCTATTGTGATCAGTTCCATCGTCGGCGTATTGATGTTGCTCGCAACGCGCTGTTTAAATTGGCAAGACGTTGCTAACTCGTTAAGTACGCAAGTTATTCTCATTGTTGCCGCCTCATTAGCCTTGGGTAACGCGATGATGGAAACGGGAGGAGCACAATACTTAGCGGAGGTATTTGTGGTGATGTCGTCGCCGCTGCCCACTGGCGGCGTGTTAGCGGCGCTTATGTTATTGCTAGCCATATTAACCAACATCGTTTCAAACAACGCGGCGGCCGTTATCGGAACACCAATTGCCATATCGGTTGCCCAACAATTAGGAGCACCACCTGAGCCGTTTGTGCTTGCGGTATTGTTTGGTGCTAATTTGAGTTATGCCACCCCAATGGCATATAAAACCAACCTGTTAGTGATGAATGCTGGTGGCTACCACTTTTCTGATTTTATGAAAGTAGGTATTCCATTGAGCATTCTTATGTGGGTGATATTGTCGTTTACCTTGACTGTCATGTACTTGTAA
- the yfaE gene encoding class I ribonucleotide reductase maintenance protein YfaE: MIYKTTLEYLEAQNIDIQYHCRDGFCGACRCNLIQGDIEYVNGEPLAFIRDGEFLPCCSIPTSDIIITTD; the protein is encoded by the coding sequence CTGATTTACAAAACCACCCTTGAGTACTTAGAAGCTCAGAATATTGATATCCAATATCATTGCCGTGATGGCTTTTGTGGCGCGTGCCGCTGCAATCTGATCCAGGGCGATATCGAGTACGTTAACGGTGAACCCCTCGCCTTTATTCGCGACGGCGAATTTTTACCCTGCTGCTCCATCCCAACATCCGACATTATCATCACCACTGACTAA
- a CDS encoding phospholipase A, which produces MSIYTNLPKLFVMLLLMLANASLVLAQDSDEHVAEQAQSNRAPSNSNVYFILQAHKKNYILPLIYTDNFNEQAYQDVPSLSGDEFKDIEAKYQLSVKFPLFNPGFLVDNDSFHFGMTIQSWWQIYADEISKPFRETNYQPEFFYRLPIGWQPFDGNVTLGLGVEHQSNGRSQVISRSWNRIYGEVIYTHGLFKAYFRPWYRLPEDEKESPDDPKGDDNPDIGDYMGHYQLQLQYAVYDVGMEMVIRNNLSTHKGAVELGLSFPLGSGLRGYLQYFTGYGESMIDYDHNQQRIGIGIMLDSDF; this is translated from the coding sequence ATGTCTATTTATACTAACTTACCTAAGCTTTTTGTGATGTTACTATTGATGCTAGCTAATGCTAGCCTTGTCCTCGCCCAAGATAGCGATGAGCACGTAGCAGAGCAAGCTCAAAGTAACAGAGCACCAAGTAACAGTAACGTATACTTCATTTTACAAGCACATAAAAAAAACTATATTCTGCCGTTGATCTACACCGATAACTTTAATGAGCAAGCGTACCAAGACGTGCCGTCGCTGTCGGGAGACGAATTTAAAGATATTGAGGCGAAATATCAGTTAAGTGTGAAGTTTCCACTGTTTAATCCGGGCTTTTTGGTTGATAACGACAGTTTTCATTTTGGAATGACCATTCAATCTTGGTGGCAAATATATGCCGATGAGATCTCAAAACCATTTAGGGAAACCAATTACCAGCCAGAGTTTTTTTATCGCCTGCCCATTGGTTGGCAGCCGTTTGATGGCAACGTTACTTTGGGACTTGGGGTAGAGCATCAGTCGAACGGTCGCTCGCAAGTGATCAGCCGCAGTTGGAACCGAATTTACGGTGAAGTGATTTACACACATGGGCTATTTAAAGCCTATTTTAGACCTTGGTATCGATTACCAGAGGATGAAAAAGAAAGTCCCGATGATCCCAAAGGTGATGACAACCCCGATATTGGCGATTACATGGGCCATTATCAATTGCAATTGCAGTATGCGGTCTACGATGTTGGTATGGAAATGGTGATTAGAAATAATTTGTCGACTCACAAAGGGGCTGTTGAATTAGGCTTAAGCTTTCCACTTGGCAGCGGTCTGCGAGGTTACTTACAGTACTTTACTGGCTACGGCGAGAGTATGATTGACTATGACCACAACCAACAACGCATTGGCATAGGGATCATGTTAGATTCGGATTTTTAG
- the nrdB gene encoding class Ia ribonucleoside-diphosphate reductase subunit beta gives MSYSTFNQTKNNPLLEPMFLGQTVNVSRYDQQKHPIFEKLIEKQLSFFWRPEEVDISKDRADWQSLTQSEQHIFISNLKYQTLLDSIAARSVNVCLLPLVSIPELETWIETWGFYETIHSRSYTHILRNLFTDPSAVFDDIVINENIINRASSISLYFDRLILLTQLFQSQGEGTYDIDGEQVVVNVREIKKALYRSVCSTNALEAIRFYVSFACSFAFAERELLEGNAKIIKLIARDEAVHLTSTQHILNIWASGKDDPEMKEISEELHQEGLDIFLDVIRQEKEWADYLFKDGSMIGLNAEILKQYIEYLSNQRLTAIGYAPQFDIKSNPLPWINSYLTSDNVQVAPQETEISSYLVGQTDSTVDASDFEGFDI, from the coding sequence ATGTCGTACTCAACTTTTAATCAAACCAAAAACAACCCACTACTTGAACCAATGTTTTTGGGACAAACGGTAAACGTATCGCGTTACGATCAACAAAAGCATCCAATTTTTGAGAAGCTTATTGAAAAGCAATTGAGCTTTTTCTGGCGACCTGAAGAAGTTGATATCTCTAAAGATCGCGCCGACTGGCAGTCGTTAACACAAAGTGAGCAACACATCTTTATTTCTAACTTAAAGTACCAAACTCTGCTTGATTCTATTGCTGCGCGCAGTGTTAACGTGTGTTTGTTACCTTTGGTCTCAATCCCTGAGTTAGAAACGTGGATCGAGACATGGGGTTTCTACGAAACCATTCACTCGCGTTCTTACACTCATATTTTGCGCAACCTGTTTACCGATCCGAGTGCGGTTTTCGACGACATCGTCATTAATGAAAACATCATTAATCGCGCCAGCTCTATTAGTCTGTACTTCGACCGATTAATTTTATTGACACAACTGTTTCAATCGCAAGGCGAAGGAACCTACGACATTGATGGCGAACAAGTCGTGGTTAACGTACGAGAAATTAAAAAAGCGCTTTACCGCTCGGTGTGCTCTACCAACGCACTAGAAGCAATTCGCTTTTACGTGTCGTTCGCTTGTTCGTTTGCCTTTGCCGAGCGTGAGTTACTTGAAGGCAATGCCAAAATTATAAAATTAATCGCTCGCGATGAAGCGGTACACTTAACATCTACTCAACACATTCTGAACATTTGGGCCAGTGGTAAAGACGACCCAGAAATGAAAGAAATCAGCGAAGAGTTACATCAAGAAGGTCTAGATATTTTCCTTGATGTTATTCGACAAGAAAAAGAATGGGCTGATTACTTGTTTAAAGATGGCTCAATGATTGGCCTAAATGCGGAAATCTTAAAGCAATACATCGAATACTTATCAAATCAGCGTTTAACCGCTATTGGTTATGCACCTCAGTTTGATATTAAGAGTAACCCGCTGCCCTGGATCAATTCGTATTTAACCAGTGATAACGTACAAGTTGCCCCGCAAGAAACTGAAATTTCATCCTATCTTGTCGGTCAAACAGACAGCACAGTTGATGCGTCCGACTTTGAAGGCTTTGATATTTAA